One stretch of Nicotiana tabacum cultivar K326 chromosome 18, ASM71507v2, whole genome shotgun sequence DNA includes these proteins:
- the LOC142161678 gene encoding exonuclease V, chloroplastic-like isoform X2 yields the protein MPRLGTNSSKMTESQSPSHFPPPEEEEPTQNQNTPFHVPVEIISDEEMALIEAAFAATRALVSSPPRASSSAHFRENVRSIKSITLLSKRSISSCSQSDPFVIDVEDSGRLTSSQKRNRVVDSLLHRFRRKRGLSVTDITATEWCEKKMEYSLLGGKPEKTKAMKAGSIRHEALEEEVIKRVKVHVTSAEDVWALKFLNFIVGANQLLFDGLTRELPLVGFAEGVWMVGIIDEIRMPKGESDTYPMLVDTKTRVRASLPGEPQRRNGRLQLMCYKHLWDSLVADEFPSRQFFDFFSLNPYQILSAEIRENTAKCGFPAETLTDMLRYELQEDQSLLGEDQFEYDLNWVKGQIKSSLEVWRGEREASYTPEEERWKCRSCKFASECPASNCGSQEGRTLNANS from the exons ATGCCACGACTCGGTACCAACTCGTCCAAAATGACCGAGTCACAATCACCGAGTCACTTCCCTCCTCCTGAAGAAGAAGAACCAACACAAAACCAGAACACACCATTTCACGTTCCAGTAGAGATCATCAGCGACGAAGAAATGGCGCTAATCGAAGCTGCCTTCGCCGCCACGCGCGCTCTGGTGTCATCTCCACCACGCGCTTCTTCATCGGCTCATTTCCGTGAAAACGTCAGGTCGATTAAGTCAATTACTCTGTTATCAAAACGGAGTATTTCGAGTTGTTCGCAGAGTGATCCGTTTGTGATCGATGTAGAAGATTCTGGAAGGTTAACAAGTAGCCAGAAGAGGAACAGAGTTGTTGATTCGTTGTTGCATCGGTTTCGGAGGAAGAGAGGCTTGTCTGTTACTGATATTACTGCCACA GAATGGTGTGAAAAAAAGATGGAGTATTCTCTTCTCGGTGGCAAGCCCGAAAAGACCAAAGCTATGAAAGCTGGTAGCATTCGTCATGAAGCACTCGAAGAAGAG GTGATCAAAAGGGTAAAAGTTCATGTTACGTCAGCTGAAGATGTGTGGGCATTGAAGTTCTTGAATTTCATAGTTGGCGCAAACCAACTATTATTTGATGGATTAACACGTGAATTGCCTTT AGTAGGTTTTGCTGAAGGTGTTTGGATGGTGGGAATTATTGATGAGATACGAATGCCGAAAGGAGAAAGTGATACATACCCAATGTTAGTCGACACAAAAACACGAGTAAGAGCTAGCCTTCCTGGTGAACCGCAACGGAGGAATGGAAG GCTTCAATTAATGTGCTACAAGCATCTGTGGGACAGCTTAGTGGCTGATGAATTCCCCTCCAGACAGTTTTTTGATTTCTTCTCTCTGAATCCGTATCAGATTTTATCCGCTGAAATCAGAGAGAATACTGCTAAATGTGGATTCCCTGCAGAG ACTCTCACCGATATGTTGAG ATATGAATTACAAGAAGATCAATCATTGCTTGGTGAAGATCAGTTTGAGTATGATCTTAACTGGGTAAAGGGCCAAATAAAGTCTTCTTTAGAGGTTTGGCGAGGAGAAAGAGAAGCCAGTTACACCCCCGAAGAGGAGCGCTGGAAATGCAGATCTTGCAAGTTTGCTTCTGAATGTCCAGCCAGCAATTGTGGCTCCCAAGAAGGAAGGACACTGAATGCTAACAGCTAA
- the LOC142161678 gene encoding exonuclease V, chloroplastic-like isoform X1: MPRLGTNSSKMTESQSPSHFPPPEEEEPTQNQNTPFHVPVEIISDEEMALIEAAFAATRALVSSPPRASSSAHFRENVRSIKSITLLSKRSISSCSQSDPFVIDVEDSGRLTSSQKRNRVVDSLLHRFRRKRGLSVTDITATEWCEKKMEYSLLGGKPEKTKAMKAGSIRHEALEEEVIKRVKVHVTSAEDVWALKFLNFIVGANQLLFDGLTRELPLVGFAEGVWMVGIIDEIRMPKGESDTYPMLVDTKTRVRASLPGEPQRRNGRLQLMCYKHLWDSLVADEFPSRQFFDFFSLNPYQILSAEIRENTAKCGFPAETLTDMLRYLRNTWNMLPPAHEQLLLRYELQEDQSLLGEDQFEYDLNWVKGQIKSSLEVWRGEREASYTPEEERWKCRSCKFASECPASNCGSQEGRTLNANS; encoded by the exons ATGCCACGACTCGGTACCAACTCGTCCAAAATGACCGAGTCACAATCACCGAGTCACTTCCCTCCTCCTGAAGAAGAAGAACCAACACAAAACCAGAACACACCATTTCACGTTCCAGTAGAGATCATCAGCGACGAAGAAATGGCGCTAATCGAAGCTGCCTTCGCCGCCACGCGCGCTCTGGTGTCATCTCCACCACGCGCTTCTTCATCGGCTCATTTCCGTGAAAACGTCAGGTCGATTAAGTCAATTACTCTGTTATCAAAACGGAGTATTTCGAGTTGTTCGCAGAGTGATCCGTTTGTGATCGATGTAGAAGATTCTGGAAGGTTAACAAGTAGCCAGAAGAGGAACAGAGTTGTTGATTCGTTGTTGCATCGGTTTCGGAGGAAGAGAGGCTTGTCTGTTACTGATATTACTGCCACA GAATGGTGTGAAAAAAAGATGGAGTATTCTCTTCTCGGTGGCAAGCCCGAAAAGACCAAAGCTATGAAAGCTGGTAGCATTCGTCATGAAGCACTCGAAGAAGAG GTGATCAAAAGGGTAAAAGTTCATGTTACGTCAGCTGAAGATGTGTGGGCATTGAAGTTCTTGAATTTCATAGTTGGCGCAAACCAACTATTATTTGATGGATTAACACGTGAATTGCCTTT AGTAGGTTTTGCTGAAGGTGTTTGGATGGTGGGAATTATTGATGAGATACGAATGCCGAAAGGAGAAAGTGATACATACCCAATGTTAGTCGACACAAAAACACGAGTAAGAGCTAGCCTTCCTGGTGAACCGCAACGGAGGAATGGAAG GCTTCAATTAATGTGCTACAAGCATCTGTGGGACAGCTTAGTGGCTGATGAATTCCCCTCCAGACAGTTTTTTGATTTCTTCTCTCTGAATCCGTATCAGATTTTATCCGCTGAAATCAGAGAGAATACTGCTAAATGTGGATTCCCTGCAGAG ACTCTCACCGATATGTTGAGGTACCTTCGCAATACTTGGAACATGCTTCCACCAGCACATGAGCAACTACTGTTGAG ATATGAATTACAAGAAGATCAATCATTGCTTGGTGAAGATCAGTTTGAGTATGATCTTAACTGGGTAAAGGGCCAAATAAAGTCTTCTTTAGAGGTTTGGCGAGGAGAAAGAGAAGCCAGTTACACCCCCGAAGAGGAGCGCTGGAAATGCAGATCTTGCAAGTTTGCTTCTGAATGTCCAGCCAGCAATTGTGGCTCCCAAGAAGGAAGGACACTGAATGCTAACAGCTAA